One segment of Nostoc piscinale CENA21 DNA contains the following:
- a CDS encoding DUF3318 domain-containing protein, with amino-acid sequence MEQNAEIRRLLDVMPASGRMTIKIVSKPEQAQVIDATFPLPWQQYRPICINFDLWGRLTKPQRDLLLLQKVSWLSGVRWFKPDIYQGVVLLGLLAGLIESSQSDAVGVGVAVGLSAIAAFRIWRSNKSSESELNADKAAIKIAQRRGYSETEAAQFLLSAIEAMAKIEKRSGLNFTELIRCQNLRAIAGLSPVGIPETYN; translated from the coding sequence ATGGAACAGAATGCTGAAATTCGCCGATTATTAGATGTGATGCCGGCTTCTGGGAGAATGACAATTAAAATCGTCAGTAAACCAGAACAGGCACAGGTAATTGATGCTACTTTTCCCTTACCTTGGCAACAGTATAGACCGATATGTATTAATTTTGATTTGTGGGGACGTTTAACCAAGCCACAACGGGATTTATTGCTGTTGCAGAAAGTGAGTTGGTTGAGTGGGGTGAGATGGTTTAAACCGGATATTTATCAAGGTGTAGTGCTGCTGGGATTGTTGGCAGGATTAATTGAATCCTCACAGTCGGATGCTGTGGGTGTGGGTGTGGCTGTGGGATTAAGTGCGATCGCAGCTTTCCGCATTTGGCGCAGCAATAAATCATCAGAATCAGAGTTAAATGCAGATAAAGCAGCTATTAAAATCGCCCAACGTCGGGGTTATTCAGAAACAGAAGCGGCTCAATTTTTACTATCTGCTATTGAAGCAATGGCAAAAATAGAAAAACGTTCTGGGTTAAATTTTACCGAGTTAATTCGTTGTCAAAATTTGCGAGCGATCGCTGGTTTATCACCTGTGGGTATTCCTGAAACTTACAATTAA
- a CDS encoding amidohydrolase: MKRQFPKYYRLLILFVCTVFIAFTGQVALAQYNYRWGNQHRQQVEMIVGGDFVVTMNDAQPVIKNGAVAINNGKIVAVDTQDKILAAYRASKRLPGEGKVLMPGLVNGHSHTAMVLFRGLADDLSLQDWLQNYIFPAEGQFVNENFIRVGETLACWEMISGGTTTFVDMYFKPDVAARVVERCGLRAVIAPSSIDFPSPGFRGWDDAFAAAVDFVKRWKGRNPRIIPALAPHAPYTVSPEHLTQAIQAARQYDVPLTIHLAETQTEVQDIQQRYNATPVQHLENLSFLESRVFAAHVVWPNESEIELMAKRGVGVIHNPDSNLKLASGFAPVPAMVQAGIQVGLGTDGAASNNDLDMWEAIRLTALIHKGKTLDPTTLPAKTVLRMATLGGAEALGLADKIGAIKVGLQADLIQVDLTSAHLTPLYDVISHLVYAAKAQDVDTVIVDGQVLMSERRVFTVNTEQIRREAIRIGEQIQAELRPSN; this comes from the coding sequence GTGAAACGCCAGTTTCCAAAATACTACAGACTACTTATCTTATTTGTCTGTACAGTGTTTATTGCCTTTACAGGTCAAGTAGCCCTTGCCCAATATAATTATCGTTGGGGCAATCAACACAGACAGCAAGTAGAAATGATTGTTGGCGGTGATTTTGTTGTCACCATGAATGATGCACAACCCGTAATTAAAAATGGAGCGGTAGCCATCAACAACGGCAAAATTGTTGCCGTAGATACACAAGATAAAATTTTGGCAGCTTACAGAGCCTCTAAGAGATTACCAGGTGAAGGTAAAGTACTGATGCCAGGACTGGTAAACGGTCACTCTCATACCGCAATGGTTTTGTTTCGCGGTTTAGCGGATGATTTAAGCTTACAAGATTGGCTACAAAATTATATATTTCCCGCAGAAGGACAGTTCGTTAACGAAAATTTCATCCGTGTTGGCGAGACACTGGCTTGTTGGGAAATGATTAGTGGTGGTACTACGACGTTTGTTGATATGTACTTCAAACCGGATGTTGCAGCTAGAGTAGTTGAGAGATGTGGACTGCGGGCTGTAATTGCACCTTCATCTATAGATTTCCCTAGCCCTGGTTTTCGTGGTTGGGATGATGCGTTTGCTGCGGCTGTGGATTTCGTGAAACGCTGGAAAGGACGTAACCCACGAATTATCCCTGCCCTCGCTCCCCACGCCCCTTATACTGTCTCGCCAGAACATCTAACACAGGCTATACAGGCAGCACGTCAATATGATGTGCCTTTGACTATTCATTTGGCAGAGACACAAACCGAAGTCCAAGACATCCAACAACGCTATAATGCCACCCCAGTACAACATCTAGAAAATCTCAGTTTTCTGGAATCGCGCGTTTTTGCTGCCCATGTAGTCTGGCCTAATGAAAGTGAAATTGAGCTGATGGCAAAACGCGGTGTTGGCGTGATTCATAATCCTGACTCTAATTTGAAGTTGGCTTCTGGCTTTGCACCAGTTCCAGCAATGGTGCAGGCGGGAATTCAGGTTGGGCTGGGTACGGATGGTGCTGCATCCAATAATGATTTGGATATGTGGGAAGCAATTCGTCTTACTGCCCTTATCCATAAAGGCAAAACCCTTGACCCCACTACTTTACCTGCCAAGACAGTTTTACGGATGGCAACCTTGGGAGGTGCAGAAGCTCTTGGTTTGGCAGATAAAATTGGTGCAATTAAGGTAGGGCTTCAAGCAGATTTAATTCAAGTAGACCTCACATCTGCACACTTGACTCCTCTTTACGATGTTATTTCCCATCTCGTTTATGCAGCGAAAGCCCAAGATGTTGATACTGTGATTGTAGATGGTCAGGTTCTGATGTCTGAGCGTAGGGTATTCACAGTTAATACTGAGCAAATTCGGCGTGAAGCGATCAGAATTGGTGAGCAAATTCAAGCCGAGTTACGACCATCGAATTAA
- a CDS encoding Coq4 family protein, whose protein sequence is MSAIEELEKTWHDQALSSIINMIKAPDGDFDSLGKLANAVGDEQSLQKLVEFLRTTPQGQQAFEQRPRLDNVDLETLYRLPTNTLGYAYANHLLKNNLKPLAAGKVEDDYQFLGAHLTETHDIWHIVTDCKTDIFGEIQLEAFYVAQLQFSRFWLGLLAKNLVKATIYNIEVSTKYMDAITRGWLMGKQAQPLFGVEWSLLLAKPLEDIRTSFNIILSEA, encoded by the coding sequence ATGAGTGCTATAGAAGAACTAGAGAAAACATGGCACGATCAAGCACTATCAAGCATTATAAATATGATAAAAGCACCTGATGGTGACTTTGATAGTCTTGGTAAACTTGCAAATGCCGTTGGAGATGAGCAAAGTTTACAAAAATTAGTAGAATTTCTTCGTACTACTCCTCAAGGACAGCAAGCATTTGAGCAACGTCCCAGATTGGATAATGTGGATTTAGAAACACTCTATCGTTTACCAACTAATACCTTGGGATATGCTTACGCTAATCATCTGCTCAAAAATAATTTGAAACCTTTAGCAGCAGGAAAAGTAGAGGATGATTATCAATTTTTAGGAGCGCATCTCACAGAGACACATGACATTTGGCATATTGTCACTGATTGCAAAACAGATATTTTCGGAGAAATTCAATTAGAAGCTTTCTATGTTGCCCAACTACAATTTTCACGTTTTTGGTTGGGTTTATTAGCTAAGAATCTTGTTAAAGCTACTATTTACAATATTGAGGTTTCAACAAAATATATGGATGCAATTACCAGAGGATGGCTAATGGGAAAACAGGCTCAACCTCTATTTGGTGTGGAATGGAGTCTTTTATTGGCAAAACCACTAGAGGATATTCGTACTTCGTTTAATATAATTCTTTCTGAAGCTTAA
- a CDS encoding iron uptake porin has product MRNSFWNVLKVSPAILAASLLAANSALAGEANEQITTVAQLTQQNDSMGQVTSVSQFSDVQPTDWAFQALQSLVERYGCIAGYPNGTYRGNRALTRYEFAAGLNACLDRVNELIATATADLVTKEDLATLQRLQEEFSAELATLRGRVDALEARTAELEANQFSTTTKLVGEAIFTIAAPFGDDRADTDTDSSNNADLNENVIFADRVRLNLYTSFTGSDRLQTRLQARNVTPFGTSVTGTNMTRLGHDGDNGNSVEIDKLNYEFNLGSDAVRVKVDAFGAQLWDNVNVFNPDLRSSGTGAISRFGRFSQIYRASSPGGAGLTVTVNPKGPISLTGAYLAPNASDPSQGNGLFNGSNAYFGQIDFKPSKQINVGFAYSRTYQNDGADIDVNLFGSQGSSLSNRPFGNIGTTANNYSFMANFRPTDNIGVGGWVGYTDAEAVQGTTSGSADIWYWAANLSIKDLGREGNTLGIIFGQPPKVTDLNFGTRANTDRDTSYHLEGLYKIKVSDNILVTPGLLVIFNPEHNDNNDTIYVGTLRTTFSF; this is encoded by the coding sequence ATGAGAAATTCTTTCTGGAATGTATTAAAAGTTAGTCCAGCAATTTTGGCTGCGTCTTTATTAGCAGCTAACAGCGCCTTAGCTGGAGAAGCTAACGAGCAGATTACAACTGTTGCACAATTAACCCAACAAAATGACAGTATGGGTCAAGTAACATCCGTATCCCAGTTTTCGGATGTACAACCAACAGATTGGGCATTCCAAGCGTTACAGTCTTTAGTAGAACGTTACGGTTGTATTGCAGGTTATCCCAACGGTACATATCGGGGTAACCGGGCTTTAACTCGTTATGAGTTTGCGGCTGGTTTGAATGCTTGTTTAGACAGGGTTAACGAACTAATTGCGACAGCTACAGCCGATTTAGTTACCAAAGAAGATTTAGCCACATTACAGCGTTTACAAGAAGAATTTTCTGCGGAATTGGCAACTCTACGTGGTCGGGTAGATGCGCTAGAAGCTCGCACTGCTGAGTTAGAAGCAAACCAATTCTCTACTACTACCAAGTTGGTTGGGGAAGCAATCTTTACCATAGCTGCACCGTTTGGTGATGATCGCGCTGATACAGACACAGATTCCAGCAACAATGCCGATCTAAATGAAAACGTGATCTTTGCTGACCGGGTGCGGTTGAACTTGTATACCAGCTTCACAGGTTCAGATAGATTGCAAACTCGTTTACAAGCTCGAAATGTTACCCCATTTGGTACTTCTGTTACAGGAACCAACATGACTCGCTTAGGCCATGATGGTGACAACGGTAACAGCGTTGAAATTGATAAACTTAACTATGAATTCAACCTGGGAAGTGATGCAGTGCGAGTCAAGGTTGATGCGTTTGGCGCACAATTATGGGATAACGTCAATGTCTTCAACCCAGATTTAAGAAGCAGTGGTACAGGTGCAATTTCACGCTTTGGACGTTTCAGCCAAATTTATCGTGCGTCATCTCCTGGTGGCGCTGGTTTGACTGTGACAGTCAACCCCAAAGGCCCTATTAGCCTCACAGGTGCGTATCTTGCGCCCAACGCTAGTGACCCCTCTCAAGGTAATGGTCTGTTCAACGGATCTAATGCCTACTTTGGTCAAATAGACTTTAAACCAAGCAAACAGATCAACGTTGGTTTTGCCTACTCTCGCACTTATCAAAATGATGGTGCTGATATTGATGTCAACTTGTTTGGTAGCCAAGGTAGTTCTCTTTCCAACAGACCTTTTGGTAATATTGGTACCACAGCTAATAACTACAGTTTCATGGCTAACTTCCGCCCTACTGACAACATTGGTGTTGGTGGTTGGGTAGGCTACACAGATGCGGAAGCTGTACAGGGTACAACCTCTGGCAGTGCAGATATTTGGTATTGGGCTGCTAATTTATCTATCAAAGATCTGGGTAGAGAAGGTAACACCTTGGGCATCATTTTTGGTCAACCACCCAAAGTTACTGACCTAAATTTTGGTACTAGAGCAAATACCGACAGAGACACTTCTTATCATTTAGAAGGTCTTTATAAAATCAAAGTCAGCGATAACATCTTAGTGACTCCTGGCTTGTTGGTTATCTTCAACCCAGAACATAACGACAATAACGATACTATCTACGTAGGTACATTGCGTACCACCTTCTCTTTCTAG
- a CDS encoding iron uptake porin has protein sequence MSKIFWNVLKVSPAVLAASLLAANSALAGEANEQITTVAQLTQQNDSMGQVTSVSQFSDVQPTDWAFQALQSLVERYGCIAGYPNGTYRGNRALTRYEFAAGLNACLDRVNELIATATADLVTKEDLATLQRLQEEFSAELATLRGRVDALEARTAELEANQFSTTTKLVGEAVFDATQVFGDNQAVPNPQTPTRDLTSNTTFDYRVRLNLLSSFTGTDQLQVRLQSGNNVNATPNVTGTNQTRLAFVDNTSNQVQVDKLNYAFNLSDYIRVKVDANTAELWENVNVFNPDFRSSGTGAISRYGRFSPIYRLGSGGAGLTVTLNPKGAISLTGAYLASKASNPDAGFGLFNGDYAAFGQLEFKPSKAFNIGFAYAHTYDGARNGGTNNVNFTGNTGSFNAIAPFGTGVATTGNHYGIQASFQPSSKLTIGGWAGYSNAVAETGPNRGRDAEVVYWAGTLALKDFGKEGNVLGVVFGQQPTVTDTPVANRRDGDTAYHLEGLYKIKVSNNIQVTPGLLVIFNPENNDRNDTIYVGTLRTTFTF, from the coding sequence ATGAGCAAAATTTTTTGGAATGTACTAAAAGTTAGTCCAGCAGTTTTAGCTGCGTCTTTATTAGCAGCTAACAGCGCCTTAGCTGGAGAAGCTAACGAGCAGATTACAACTGTTGCACAATTAACCCAACAAAATGACAGTATGGGTCAAGTAACATCCGTATCCCAGTTTTCGGATGTACAACCAACAGATTGGGCATTCCAAGCGTTACAGTCTTTAGTAGAACGTTACGGTTGTATTGCAGGTTATCCCAACGGTACATATCGGGGTAACCGGGCTTTAACTCGTTATGAGTTTGCGGCTGGTTTGAATGCTTGTTTAGACAGGGTTAACGAACTAATTGCGACAGCTACAGCCGATTTAGTTACCAAAGAAGACTTAGCCACATTACAACGTTTACAAGAAGAGTTTTCTGCGGAATTGGCAACTCTGCGTGGTCGAGTAGATGCGCTAGAAGCTCGCACTGCTGAATTAGAAGCAAACCAATTTTCTACTACCACCAAGTTAGTTGGTGAAGCAGTTTTTGACGCAACTCAAGTTTTTGGTGACAACCAAGCAGTACCCAATCCTCAGACACCAACACGGGATTTAACTTCTAACACTACTTTTGACTACCGGGTACGTTTAAACTTATTAAGCAGCTTCACAGGCACAGATCAACTGCAAGTCCGGTTACAATCTGGGAATAACGTCAATGCTACACCCAATGTAACTGGTACAAATCAAACCCGCCTGGCTTTTGTAGACAATACTTCTAACCAAGTTCAAGTTGATAAACTTAACTACGCTTTCAATTTGAGCGATTATATTCGGGTAAAAGTTGATGCCAACACTGCTGAGTTGTGGGAGAACGTCAACGTTTTCAACCCAGACTTTAGAAGCAGTGGTACAGGTGCAATTTCACGTTACGGACGTTTCAGCCCGATTTATCGTCTAGGTTCTGGTGGTGCTGGTTTAACAGTTACTCTCAACCCTAAAGGTGCTATTAGCTTGACCGGAGCTTATTTAGCATCTAAAGCCAGTAACCCCGATGCAGGTTTTGGCTTGTTCAACGGCGACTATGCAGCTTTTGGACAACTAGAATTTAAACCCAGTAAAGCCTTTAATATTGGTTTCGCTTACGCCCATACTTATGACGGTGCCAGAAATGGTGGAACTAACAACGTTAATTTCACAGGAAATACTGGTAGTTTCAATGCGATCGCTCCCTTTGGTACTGGTGTTGCTACCACAGGTAATCACTACGGTATACAGGCGAGCTTTCAGCCTAGTTCTAAATTAACCATTGGTGGTTGGGCTGGCTACTCCAATGCTGTAGCCGAAACTGGCCCAAATAGAGGTAGAGATGCAGAAGTTGTCTACTGGGCTGGAACCTTAGCCCTCAAAGATTTTGGTAAAGAAGGTAACGTACTAGGTGTTGTATTTGGTCAGCAGCCAACAGTTACGGATACTCCTGTTGCTAATCGTAGAGATGGAGACACAGCTTATCATTTGGAAGGTCTCTACAAAATCAAAGTTAGCAACAACATTCAAGTGACTCCTGGCTTGTTGGTGATTTTCAATCCTGAAAATAACGATCGAAACGATACCATCTATGTCGGTACACTCCGCACAACTTTCACTTTCTAA
- a CDS encoding Crp/Fnr family transcriptional regulator yields the protein MTSTSLTPTLSTASVSEQLSLKIFARKEIIPLRNEVIWRIERGAVRTLTWAEDGTFITLGYWGPGDLIGSPLSKVKPYQIECLTSVEVSIVPAYLWHQDIAGLFAHIQQSEELLSIVHLKPISLRLWKFLVWLSDKFGRNVEQDRVIDINITHQEIAEVLNTTRVTITRLLQQFEEEGVLLRYKRRIILRLPNKFTTQTIVKNNVY from the coding sequence ATGACATCTACTAGTTTGACACCAACATTATCCACGGCATCTGTTAGTGAACAATTATCACTAAAAATCTTTGCCCGCAAAGAAATTATTCCCCTAAGAAACGAGGTCATCTGGCGCATCGAACGTGGTGCAGTTCGTACCCTCACTTGGGCTGAGGATGGAACCTTCATCACTTTAGGTTATTGGGGGCCAGGAGATTTGATTGGCTCTCCCCTATCGAAAGTCAAACCCTACCAAATTGAATGTCTAACCAGTGTCGAAGTAAGTATTGTACCTGCTTATCTCTGGCATCAAGATATAGCAGGTTTATTTGCTCATATTCAACAATCAGAAGAGCTTTTAAGCATTGTCCATCTCAAGCCCATTTCCCTGCGTTTATGGAAATTTTTGGTTTGGCTGAGTGACAAATTTGGACGGAATGTTGAACAAGATCGAGTTATCGACATCAACATCACCCATCAAGAAATTGCCGAAGTTTTAAACACCACTAGGGTGACAATTACCAGACTATTACAACAATTTGAAGAAGAAGGGGTATTGTTAAGATACAAGCGGCGGATTATTTTGCGTTTACCAAATAAATTTACTACCCAAACTATAGTTAAAAACAATGTTTATTAA